Part of the Sinomonas atrocyanea genome is shown below.
AGACGCGGTCTGGTACGCCGCTGGCAGTGGCGTACTGTCCGGGACCAAGCAAGGACGCGAGGCCATCTTGGCCTACTTCGGCGAGCTGGGCGCACGTTCCCACGGTTCCTTCCAAGCGGCGGTCCAGGACATCGTCGGCGGAGAAAGCCACACCGTAGGGATCCAGCAGAGCCACGCCGAGAACAACGGGAAGACCCTGAACCTGGCCACGGCCATCGTGTTCGCACTCCGGGACGGGAAGGTGATCGAAGGCCGCGAGTTCTTCGAGGACACGGCCAAGTCGGACGACTTCTGGAGCTGACCCTCAGCGGGGCAGGAACACCACACACACCCGGACCAACCAAGGAGCAGACATGGAAGCCGCCCCATACGGAGTCGTGCACTTCTTCCCCGGAGGCACCAAGGAGCAGTACGAGGCCTCGATCGCCGCCGTCCACCCCGGCGAAGGCCTCCTCCCCGACGGCCAGACCTTCCACGCGGCAGGACCTTCAGCCGGAGGCTGGACGATCATGGCCGTCCACGAGTCGAAGGAAAGCTGGGAGAAATTCCGCGACGGCATCCTCATGCCCCGCATGCAAGCGGGCATCGAGGGCGGATTCACATCGCCCCCCGAGGAGACCGTCATCGACCTGTACAAGATCATCCCCTGACAATCCGGCAGGCCACCTGAGGTCCAGCGCGTCCTCTCCGGGCATAGCCGGACGCGTTTCGGGAGGGACGAGGGCGCGCCGCCGTCCCCGCCCGGAAGGCCCGGGGCCCAAGACCCGCCGCGGGCTTCAAGCGTGCGGGCCGTGTCTCCTGCGCTCGGCCTGGGCCACGTACAGGGCTGCCTGGGTCCTGTGGTGAAGGCCGAGCTTGGCCAGGACCGCGGAGACATAGTTTTTCGCTGTCTTCTCCGCCAAGACCATCTCGTCGGCGATCTGCCGGTTCGTCATGCCCTGGCCGAGCAGCTCCAGCACCCGGGACTCCTTAGGTGTCAGGCCTTCGTAGGCCCCGGGCCTGGACTGTCTCGCCTCGATGGCCGCTGAGAGGATCCGGTCCTCCTCCTCGGGATCGAAGAGCACCTCACCCGCGGCGGCGCGGCGGACTGCCGCGGCGATGTCCTGCCCGGAGAGCTGCTTGACGAGGTACCCGGACGCCCCTGCCAGGACCGTTTTCCTGAACACCTGCTCATCATGGTCCTCGGCCAGGATCAGACACCTAATGCTCTTGTCTATCGAGCGGATGCGCCGGCAGACCTCGATCCCAGCCCCACCCGCCGGCCGCGCGTCGAGCACCGCCACGTCCGGCCGCAAGGCCGGAATCCTCGCCGCTGCTTCTGCAGCGGTCTCACTCTCCCCGACGACGACCATGCCCTGCTCCTCGAGCAGGTCCCGCAGGCCCCGCCGGGATACCTCATGGCCGTCCAGGAGGTAGACCCGGATCGCCTCAATGGCCTCGTCACTGCTGTCCACGTTGCACGCCTCTGGCTCAGCCCTGCTTGGACGGGCAGCCGCGGCCGTCCTCGAGATGTGCGAGGTGCGGCACACTCCCTGAGGTCCCCGTCCAAGGGGTTGTACGGAAGGGGAGCCTGTCTGGTCCAGCGCTCCCCGCGGGCGCGATTCTTGACCCGTCAGCCATGCTAGGGACCGCCCTCCTTGACGGGCGAGTACGAGACGGCGCGCACAGGCCGGCGGGGCCCGATGACCGCTTCATCCCTGAGCAGGACGAAGACCGTGGGCCCTCGGCCCTCCTCAGGCTAAGTACGAGCGGCGCGAGTGGAACAGTCACGGCAGGGACCTGCAGACGTCGGCGAGGAGCGGGCCCGCATGCCGGGTACCCTCATGCGGGGTACTGGGACGTCGGGCTCTTCCCGTGACCACCTCGTCCATGGGGTCCAGCCGACGGCAGTGCCGCGGGCGCCCTATCGCCGCTGGCTGCCTCCGTCAGCCTCCCGGAGCGGCCCCGTGGGCGAAACCACGCCCAAGTCCAGCCTTGGTACCGCGTTGGTGCCATGAGGGGATGGCCATGACACTCAGGCTCCCTGAAGACCTCGACCGCGAGCTGGACCGCCTCGCCGTCGAAAGCCACACCTCCAAGAGCGCGCTCGTCGTCGAGGGCGCACGCCAGCTTGTCGAGCGCAGTCGCCGCCCCGATCAGGTGTTCGACCTCGTGGTGGGCGTGGCTGACGGGACGGTCGAGCTCGAGAAGTCAGCCGAGATCCTCGCTGGGCACCTCCGCACGAACATCCCGATGAAACCCCTGCCGGATCGACGGTGCCAACGCCGCGACGCAGAGGCGAAGCTTCCGGCAGCCGTCCCGATACGGGCGGATCCCCCAAGCCGCTGGGGCACCTCCCTGCGCTGGCTCCCATCGGGAACCGCCGCCTGATTCGCACCGTGCCACGCCAATCCTGTCAATGATTCCCTTGATGAGACGGCCGCGCCAAAGAGCGCCAGAACATTGGCGGCGTGTCAGCTGGCTCGTGAGCTGGCTCCGCTCAGGCGGAGCGGTGAACGAGCCGTCTGAGCTGCGATCGACTGGGCCACGCGGCCGTAGGCGCTGGCTTCCTCTTCGGTGAGCCGCACTCCCATGAGGGACAGGCTCACCGCGAAGGAGGGCGATGATGTCTCCGATGGAACGGCTGCAGCGATGGCCGTTACGGCTGGGTGGAGTTCCCGGGCCTTGAGGGCGAAGCCTTTCGCCCTAATCTGCGGGAGCTCTTCCTTAACCTGCCGGGAGACCCGCGGGTCCCCATCAGGCAGGGACGCCAGTAGCGCCCTCCCCGCTGCGGTCGAAACGGCGGGCAGCCTGTCGCCGGGCCTTCCCGATGCCATGAGCGGGGCCTTCCCTTCGTGCCGGGCCATGACCAGCACTTGGGGACCGTCGAGTAGGACCAGTTGCACGAGCTCACGAGCCGCAATGCTCGATCTGGCGCACGCCTCGTGGAACGAGCGTACTTCTGGGAAGGAGTTCACATAGGCGCCGCCCAGTTCGGCCAGACGCCGTCCCAGTCGATAGCCGTCGGCTCCGCGCTCGAGCAGGCCACCCATTTCAAGGGCGGTGCATACCGATACAACTGAGCCGCGGGCAGCGCCGAGAACGTTCGCGATCTCGGTCGCTGCCATAGGCTCCGAGGGATGTGCCGCAAGGATCGCGAGCAGCTCGATGCAGCGGTTGACAGCCATGGATCCGGCCATTGGGACTTCTCTCTGAGAACGGCAACCTGATTCACGACAACCAGGCGGCGTCATCGGGGACCACCGTGGACCCGGGCGGAAGAACACGCGGCCGGCGCCGCGGCCCTCGCAAGCGTGCAGTACCGGGGCGGATCGGGAGAGGCAAACCCTCACCGTCGGCTTTCCCGGGTGGTGCGACGATAGGCACCTGAACCATCTAGCCGGCCGACGACAGCGATGGCTGATCGGGACGGCTCCGAGCACTGGCGTACTTGCCGCCAAGTCGCCCTGGGGCGACGCCTGCATGGCATCGCTTCCCCGGTACCGATGCAGGTCAGGCTTCAGGACTTCGAGCTGGGCCGACCGGGAATGTGGCTGAGAATGGACTTCGTGAAGCCACCGTCGACACAGATGTCCTGCCCGGTGACGTAACCCGAAAGCGGGCCCACGAGGAATTCGATGACGTTCGCGATGTCGATGGGATCCCCGATCCTCGCCAGCGGGATGATGTCCTCCCTCGCTTTCTTGATCTGGGGATCGGCGTACATGTTCTCCGTCATCCGCGTATGGGTCATGCCCGGGGACACGACATTCACACGGATTCCGTCGGGCGCCCATTCCAGTGCGAGGGTCTGGGCCAGCATCGTCAGTGCAGCCTTGCTCGGGCTGTAGGCGCCTGATCCGGCGTGCGGTAGCTGGCCCGACATTGAAGAGGTGAAGCAAGCGGCACCGCGGCTCTCTCTCAGGTGCGGGTAGCTTGCTTTGGCAAGGAGCCACGCTCCGCGGAGGTTGACGGAGAACATTCCGTCCCAGTCCTCGAGGGACAGGTCACAGATTGCGCCCGGGCTCGCGATTCCGGCGTTCGCCACCAACGCGTCCAGGCCGCCGAATTCTGCTGCTGCGGCCTCCACCAGCTGACTGGGCACGTCGGGGTCGCCGAGGTCGCCCGCCAATGCGATGGCGGTCCCTCCTATTGACTGGATGCCTCGCACGACTTGATCTTGGCTGCCGTTCGGCTCGTGTCCGCACACCGCGATCATCGGGTGCGCGCCCCGGGCAAGAGCCGCCTCTGCAAGCCTCACGCTTGCAGACGCCCCTATGCCGCTGCTTCCACCGCTGACCAAAGCCCTCATTGCACACACTCCTATTGACACGGATTCACATGGAAATCATTTGGATTGGTAACTAGATCGGGCGCCACGGCCGACGCGACAGTCCGTCAGCCACGTCGGCGCCTCGCGCCAAGGGGTTACTCCCCTAGCTCCCAGCCTCGGTTCCTGAGCTCGTCCAGCGCCTTCTTGAATTCGTGGCCGGGGTTCTCTTCGCGGATGACCTCGAGGACGACGTTGTCGACGCCGCAGGTTGCCTTGACGGCGTCGCCGAGTCCGTTCCAGTCGATCACTCCGGTGCCGATCGGGTCATGCCCCCAGGTTTCCGTGCCGGTATCGGAAATGTGGACGAGCCCGATTGACCGATGGTTCGCGAGCAGGGCCGCCACGGGGTCCTCCCCGATGTAGGCGGCGTTCGCGACGTCGTACACGATCTTGAGCGAATCGTCGTTGACCGCGTTCACGATTTCTGACAGGTCCCGGATGGTGGGAGCGAAGCAATAGGGCGTGTTCTCGAAGAGGAGCCGTGTGCCCGCCTGTCTGGCCATCGGAATCAGGGCCTCCAGGCTCTCGTGCATCCATCCGTGGACGTTCTCGAGGGATGGGGAGATCATGGGGCGTCTCGTGCCGGGGGATATGACGACCTCGCGGGCGCCCCAGGCTGCCGCCAGGTCGATTACCGACTTGATGTGCTCGATGCTCTTGCGGCGCATGTTGGCGCCGGGGCTGGCCAGGTTGATGTCGTATCCGCCGGCATTCAGCGACCTGATCGTGGCGCCGTATTCATTGAGCCTTGCATGGATGGCCGATCGTTCCGAGCCGGACATCTCGTCCGGCCAGCAGTGTGGAGAGCTGATCGGGACTTCAAAAGTGTCGTACCCATTGTCGACCAGTTCCGCGATCGCCTCAATCGCCGTGGTTGACCACAGATAGGAGAATGTGTTGATGATCATCGGGCTGTCCTTCTCAGCTCTGTGCCTGGGCTCTGCCGCTGGCAAGTCGTGGCGCCGGAATCCTGGGGTGTTCGTCTTCAGCCTGCACCGGCCGCACGTTCAGGTTCCGACGCCGAGGTGGGCTCCGCCTGCGACGTCGAGGGTCACGCCGGTGATGTAGCGGTTGTCCGGGTCGGCGAGGAAGAGGATGGCGCGGGCGACCTCCTCGGGTTCGGCGAACCGTCCCATTGGCAGCTGGGCGGCGCGTCGTGCCCGGTTGGCGGCTGCGTCCGGGCCGGTGTCCTTGGCGAACTGGGCCCACATGGGGGTGTTGACCGGGCCGGGTGCGACGGCGTTGACGGAGATGCCGTGGGGGCCGAGGATCTGGGCGAAGGACCACATGATGTGGAGCACCGCGAGCTTGCTCGCGTTGTACGGGAGGTAGTTGCTGCGGGCTTCCTTGGCGGCCACCGAGGACAGGACGACGATCGCGCCGGCGGTGCCGGTGCCGGTCATCGAGCGGGCCGCCTCGCGCACCATTGAGAACGTCCCGGAGGCGTTGATCCGCATGACGGATTCGAACTCTTCCGTCGTCGTCTCCATCAGGTCCGGGGTCGGGCCGAGCACCCCGGCGGCATGGATGAGGGCGTCGATGCGGCCGTATTTGGAGACCGTGTCCTGGATGACGCCGGCGCACTGCTGTTCGGAGGTGATGTCGAGGGGGAAGAAGTCCGCCAGTTTCTGGTCGGCCTTCGCAGCCCGGTCGGCGCCGAGGACGAGGGCGCCGGCCGCGGTGAGCGCCTCGACGACGGCGTTGCCGATTCCCCCGCTCGATCCGGTCACCAGGACGACCTGGTCTTTGAGGCTCATGCGGTCTTCCCCCTCCCGCTGGCACTAGCCCGTCGGTCGTCTGCACCAGGTGTTTGAGCTGCTGGCTTCATCTTTCGAACGTTCCTTTCGGTGGGGTGCGCGTGCTGCGGTGCCGGGTCCTGGGCTTGCCCTGCGGTCATTGTTGGGGAGGCGCTTCCCCTCCAACGACCGCAGGGCGGCCAGGCGCGTTCCGGGGGCGGTGGTTCGGCTCGAGGATCAGGTGGCGCCTACGGGCGGGAGCGCTTCGCCTGGCCCGGCGCCGAACCGATCTCGGCCACGAGGTTCTCGCCCTCGAGTACTTCGCTGTCGGCCAGGGCCACGGTGGCGCGGCCTGTCCGACTGCCGGTCTCAGGCAGGGTGAAGTAGACGATGAGGCACAGGGCGACGATGGCGATCATGTAGAACGCGACGTAGGTGGGGTGCCCGGAGCCGACGAACGCTGCGGCGATCAGCGGTGCGGTGCCGCCGAAGACTGCGATCACGATCTGGTGTGCGAGGCCGATGCCCGAGACACGGACGGCGGCCGGGAACAGCTCGGCCTGCATGGTCGGGTAGACGGCCTGCCAGATGCCCAGGACGACCCATCCGGAGGCGGAGACCAGGACGTAGACCCCGAAGCCGGGCTGGTTCAGGAGCAGGAGCAGGGGGTAGAAGAGCACGACCATGCCGATGGCGCCGATGATGGGGAAAATCTTGCGTCGGCCGAGCCGGTCCGAGAGAGCACCGCAGATCGGGACGATGACGACGAGCAGTGCTAGTCCGATGACGCTGCCGGCCAGGGATGAGGCCAGGTCGCGGCCGGTGGTGAGGTTGGCGTAGGTGGGGAGGAAGGTGGCCCAGGTGTAGTAGGCGACCGCGGGGGCGGAGAGCGCCGCTGTCTGCAGGAGGGCCTTGGGGTGCTCGCGGAGCAGGGCCCACAGGCGCGCCCACGCCGACCGCTGGTCGACCATGGCGGTCGCCTCGAACTCGGGGCTCTCGTCTGCTCGGGCCCGCATGATGAGGCCGATCACGCCCAGGACGCCGCCGACGATGAAGGGCAGGCGCCATCCCCAGGCGGCCAGGTCGGCCTTGGAGAAGGATGATGTCACGATCGCCCCAGCGCCGGTGGCCGCGAGGGTCGCCAGGCCGCTTGCCATGTTGGAGAAGGAGCCGAACAGGCCCCTCCTGTTCGCCGGGGCGTGCTCGACCATGAACGCGATGGCGCTCTGCTGCTCGCTGCCGGCCGAGATTCCCTGGAGGATGCGGGCGACCAGGAACATCACCGGTGCCGCGTAGCCGATCGTCGCGAACGGCGGGGTGAGGCCGACGATGAGGGAGCCCAGGGCCATCCCGGAGATGGAGAGGGTCAGGACGGCCCGTCGGCCGAACCGGTCGGCCAGGGGGAGATGATGATCCCGCTGAGCGGGCGCACCACGAACCCGATCGCGTAGGTGAGCAGCGCCGCAATGAGGGATGCGAAGGCCGAGTGGCTGGGGAAGATCTGTCCCGAGAACACCGCCGCCAGCAGTCCGTAGACGTACCAGTCGTACCACTCGACGAAGTGGCCGATCGTGCCGGAGATCATGTTCACGGGGCGGGGAGGGCGTCCGGGGGCGTGGGGCGTGGGCGGGATGTTCGGTGTCCCGAACGGATCTTGCGAGGTCGTCATTGAACTCTCCTTGCTCCTGGGGGTGTTGCTGGGGTGGTCTGGTTCTGGTTGAGTGAGATCGATTGCATCGCAGGGCAACGAGCGGTCCCGGGCGAGGATCCTGTGCCCGGAGGGCTCTGGATCAGGACGGCTGCGGGCTCAGCGCCGGGCGGTGTTGGTTGCGTGGCTTTCCCATTGGCGGCCTTCCTGTTCACCGCTCGGCAGCCCGGCGGACTGGAGGATGCGCTCGAGCAGCCTCTGGGTGGCGACGGCGTCGCGGCCGCTGGTGAGGGGCTGGCGGCGGTCTGCGAGGCGGTCGAGGAAGTGGTGCACTGCCTCGGCGAAGCCGAGGGTCTCGGTGGCGGTGGCCCAGCCGAAGGCCTCCGAGCTGAGGTCGCGGACGGTGGTGGTGCCGTCGACGGTGATGGCGACGGATTCCGGGGCCCGGACCTCGGCGGAGCGCCCCGCGCCGTAGGCGTCGAGCTTCTCGTTCCATGCGCCTGCGGTCCGGGCGGCCATCAGGACCCCGGTGCTGCCGGTGTCGAAGCGGATGACTGCCGCGGTCCCGTCCTCCTGCCAGGGGTCCTCGCCCGCGGTGTGGGCGGTCACCTCGGCGGCCTCGCCGCCGCAGTACCAGCGCAGCAGGTCGACCATGTGGATGGCGTTCTCGAATGTGGCGCGGTACTCCGATCCGGGCCGGTTCTTCTGCGCGACGCAGAAGGCGGCTCCGGCGTTCCCGAAGGCCTCGCGCCCTGCCACGTACACGGGGGCGTAGCGGCGGTTGAAGTCGACCATCAGGATGCGGCCGTGCTCGTCGGCGAGGTCGGCCAGGCGCTCGGCCTCATCGGCCGAGGGCGCGAGGGGCTTCTCGCAGAACACGTCCACCCCGCGCCGCAGGCAGGCCTCGACGGCGTGCGCGTGCTCCGAGCGCGGTGTCAGGACGAAGACGGCGTCCAGGTCCTCGGCCTCGAGCATCTCCTCGACCGTGGCGTAGGCGTTGCCGAAGCCCCAGCGGCGCATCAGCGCCCCGGGGTCGGGGCGGCGCGAGACGAGCGCGGCCAGCTCGACGTCGTCCCGCTTGACCAGGGTGGGCAGCTGGGCGATGGAGGCGATGTTTCCCGCTCCGACGACGCCGACGCGGGTCCTGGCCTGCGCGCTCACCGGGCGCTCCCGGGGACGGCCGTCTGGGCGAGGGCCGCGCGCACCGCGGCCGCGGACCGGGCGAAGCCGACCGCCGGCTCGGGCAGGTCCTGGGGGTGCCAGCGGTACTCGTACTCAAGGGAGAGGACGTCGTCGTAGCCGAGAGCGGCGAGGGATGCGAGGATTCCGGCCCAGGGCAGGACGCCCTCGCCGACGACGCGGGAGCGCACGGCGCGCTCGGACGCTGCGACCCGGGCGGTCTCGGAGGCCTGGAACGGTGCGTCCGGGTCGGTGAAGACGAGGTCCTTCACGTGCACGTGCCCGATGAGGTCTCCCTGGACGCGCAGCGCCTCCTGGTACGGCTCGTCGTGGGTGAACGTCAGGTTGGCCTGGTCGTAGAGGACCCGCACCGCATCGTGGTCCACTTCGCGCACGAGCCGTGCCGTCTCGGCCGCGGACTGGGTCATGGTCCCGAAGTGGTTCTCGACGCAGAGGCGAACCCCGGCGTCGGAGGCTTCCGGGGCCAGCGTGCGCAGGGCTGCGACGAGCCGGTCCCAGTGGGCGCCGTGGTCCCGGTCGCCCGGGTGCCATGACCCGGCGTAGACGCGCAGCCGGGCGGCGCCGACGGCCTGGGCGATCTCGATCGCGCCGCGGAACTCGTCGACCGCGCTCCGCCACTGGCCCTCCTCGAGGGCGTTGATCCCGGTTGTGTAGGGGGTCAGCCCGATGATCGGGACGCCCAGGTCCTCCGAGGCCCGCCGGGCCTCCTCGGCCGAGCGCCGGTCGCGCGGCGGCAGCGCTGAGCGGTAGCCGTCCTGGTAGATCACCTCGGCGGCGTCGAGCCCGGCGGCCGCGAACAGCGCGAGGGCCTCGGGGACGGTCTGTCCCGGGGTTCCGAGGGTGTGGCCTGCGAGGCGCATGGTCACTGGTCCTTTCTGGGGTTCTGGGGGCTGCCGTGAGCCAGTCGGCGGGGCCGACCAGGGGCGGCGGGTCGGCCACCCTGGAGCGGTCGACGATCTCCATCAGCAGCCCCCAGGGGGTGAGGAAGTAGGCCCATCGGTTGCCCGCGACGCGGGGGCTGTCGCCGGCGACCTCCTTGCGGTCGCCGAGCACCCGCACACCGGGGATGACGCGGAGCGCTGCGAGGGCCTCGTCGACGTCGTCCACGACGAAGCACAGGTGGTGGCCGCCGGCGTCGCTGTGCCGGGGGTGCTCGGTGCGGCGGTCCGAGGTGTCCCACTCGAACAGCTCCACGTTCAGGTTCGGAGGCATGCGCAGCATTGCCAGGGTCAGGCGCGCGTCCTGCGGCACGGCGAAGTTCTCGGGCATGAACTCCGCGTCGGGTCCCCGGGTGGAGCGGTAGAGCTCCTCGGCGCCCAAGGCCTGGACGAAGAACCGGACGGCGTCGTCGAGGTCGGGCACGGTGAAGGCGACGTGGTCGGCGTGCCGGAGGCCGGGGACGCGGGCCAGCTTCCCCTGCGTGGGGGCGCTCATGGCCGCGGCCCTGCGGTGGAGGCCCGCACCAGCAGCTCCGGCTCCAGGACGATGTGTCCGGCCGATCCGTCTGCCGCCTTCTTCTCGGCGAGTTCGATCGCGATGCTGCCCATGTCGGCGATCGGCTGGCGGACCGTGGTCAGGGCGGGGTTGAAGCGGGCGCCCAGGGCGAGCCCGTCGAAGCCGACCACCGAGACGTCCTCGGGGACGCGGAAGCCCCGGGAGGCGAGGGCGGAGATGACCCCGAAGGCGACCATGTCGTTGGCTGCGATGATCGCGGTGGGCCGGTCGGCCATCGCGGCGAAGTGCGCGGCGGCGCGGCCGCCCGCCTCGGAGTCGGCGCCGCTGTCCAGGACGATCGGCTCGCCCTCGGCCAGGTCCCGGTACGCGTCCATGCGGTCCTGGGCGGTGTGCGTTCCTGCGATGCCCGAGACGTAGCCGATCCGGCGGTGGCCGAGGGAGCGCAGGTGCTCGAAGGCGAGCTCGATGCCGCGGCGGCTGTCGACGGTGACGGTCGGGACGCCGGCGTTCTGGTCCACGCGGTCGATGACGACCAGGCGCTGCCCGAAGTCGAACTGCATCAGCGCGTCGATGTCCACCCGGGTCGAGGGGGCGATGATGCCGAACGGGGCGTACAGCGACTGCATCGCCGTCAGATAGCCGGCGGTCTGCACGTCGTCGCCGTTGGTGACGCACAGCATCAGCTGGTAGCCGCGCTCCCCCGCCGCCTCGGTCATCGTCTTGGCGAGCTCGGCGAAGAAGGGGTTGGTGATGTCGGGCACGATCAGCGGCACGAGGGTGCTCGTCTTGCGCCGCAGGGCCTGGGCGAGCGGGCTCATCGTGTACCCGAGCTTCTCCGCGACGCGCAGGATGTGCTCGCGCGTCTCCGCCTTGACCGCCTCGGGGCGGGAGAAGGCGCGGGAGACCGTGGAACGGTGCACGCCCGCTTCCCTGGCAACGACATCGATGCTGAGATCAGCCACGGTGTACTCCTTTTCGTTGGACCTCGTAGGCGTGCCAGATGATCCGCATCGCGTCCTCCAGCTCGCCCAGCGTCGGCATTCCGCGGAAGCCCTCGCCCAGGGTGCGCGCAACCTGCCGCACGAACGGATCGTAGAGAGGGTCGCTGTCGACGTTGATGACGGCTCTCTCAGTGCGCCCGTCGAGCCCGGTGAACACGGCCGACCCGTCCGTGTCGATCGAAGCGAATCCGACCTCGCCCGCGGACGAGTAGCTGCAGTAGCGCTGCAGCTCCGAGTGCGGGAACGCATACCCCACCTCGACGATCGCCTCCCGGCCGTCCGGGGCGGTCAGGACCAGGGTTGCGTGGTCTTCGACGGCCCCGGCGTGAAGGGCAGAGGACAGCCGCGCCGTGACCTCGGCGCCCGTGTTGCCGCTGCCGCGCAGGAACAGGTCGGCGAAGTGCGGGCCCAGGTTGGCCAGGCAGCCGCCGCCGGCCCGCTCCGGGTCGAGCATCCATGGGTTGCCGTTGCGCTCGTAGCGCTCAGGGGGGCCGGCGATGAACGAGAGCCTCTCGTACACCGGCCGGCCGGCCTTCGCCAGCCAGCTGTCCACCGGGCCGCCGCGCTGCACCAGCGGAACGGTGGCCGGGACCCCCGCCTCCTCGGCGGCGCGCCGGACCTCCTGCAGCTGCCCAAGCGAGGTGCCGATCGGCTTCTCCACGACGAAGGGAACGCCCCGCCCAATCAGCGCCCGGCAGATCTCAGGCATGCGGTCATGCGGGCTGAAGACGTAGGCGAGCTCTATGTCCCGCAGCTGCAGCAGCCGACGCCAGTCGGCCTCGACCGGGGCGCCCCACAGCTCGGCCAGTTCCCGCACGCGTCCTGGGTCCTCGTCGGAGAGCCCGACGACGTCATGCACCTCCGCGATCGCCGGAGCACAGAGCGGGACGTGCCAGTGCGAGGCCCCGAAGACGACAGTGCGCGCCCGGTTCACGAGGACACCCCGAGTCCGGCTTGGCCGCCGGGCGAGCGGTGGTCGGCCGAGGCGCTCGACTGAGCCGGATCGAGGCGGATCCCGGCGCCGTCCCGCAAGGACAGGCGGGCGCCCTCGGCTCGCGGCTCGAAGTGGACCATCACGGGAATCTCCTCAATGAGATCGGTTGCTGAGATCGGTTGCATTCAGCGTAGGGAGCGTGGGACAGTCTTGTCAACGGATCTTTTTCCACAGGAGGAACCCTGATGTTCACCAAGCTTCGGACCCTGCGCACGATCGATGACTCCGGGGCGGTCCTCATCGTCCGACTTCCCGATGCCGACACCGCCGAGCGCGTCGCGCACGCCGCGATCGAAGGCGGGTTCCGGGCGCTCGAGATCACCCTGTCCATCCCAGGCGCGGTCGACCTCGTCCGCCGCCTGGCCGCCCAGTATGCCCCCGAGGGCGTCGCGGTCGGCGCAGGGACGGTCCTGGACGGCCACGCCGCATACGAGTGCATCCGCGCCGGGGCTGCGTTCCTGGTCAGCCCGCAGCTCAACCCCGAGATGATCCGCGTGGCGAACCGCTACCAGGTGCCCACCATCAGCGGCGCGTCCACCCCGACAGAGCTGCTCGAGTCGGCCGAGGCCGGCGCGGACATCCTCAAGCTCTTCCCGACAGAAGGCGCGGGCATCCCCTACGCCAAGGCCGTGCTCGCTCCCCTGGCGCACCTGCCGATCATGCCCGCTGGAGGCGTGACGACGGAGAACGTCGCCGAGTGGTTCGCCGCCGGCGTCTCCGGCGTCGGTGTGGGGAGCGCCGTGACCAAGGCATGGCAGCCCGACGGCGACTTCACCAGGGTCGCCGCCGCCGCCAAGGAGTTCCTCG
Proteins encoded:
- a CDS encoding Gfo/Idh/MocA family protein, whose amino-acid sequence is MNRARTVVFGASHWHVPLCAPAIAEVHDVVGLSDEDPGRVRELAELWGAPVEADWRRLLQLRDIELAYVFSPHDRMPEICRALIGRGVPFVVEKPIGTSLGQLQEVRRAAEEAGVPATVPLVQRGGPVDSWLAKAGRPVYERLSFIAGPPERYERNGNPWMLDPERAGGGCLANLGPHFADLFLRGSGNTGAEVTARLSSALHAGAVEDHATLVLTAPDGREAIVEVGYAFPHSELQRYCSYSSAGEVGFASIDTDGSAVFTGLDGRTERAVINVDSDPLYDPFVRQVARTLGEGFRGMPTLGELEDAMRIIWHAYEVQRKGVHRG
- a CDS encoding LacI family DNA-binding transcriptional regulator codes for the protein MADLSIDVVAREAGVHRSTVSRAFSRPEAVKAETREHILRVAEKLGYTMSPLAQALRRKTSTLVPLIVPDITNPFFAELAKTMTEAAGERGYQLMLCVTNGDDVQTAGYLTAMQSLYAPFGIIAPSTRVDIDALMQFDFGQRLVVIDRVDQNAGVPTVTVDSRRGIELAFEHLRSLGHRRIGYVSGIAGTHTAQDRMDAYRDLAEGEPIVLDSGADSEAGGRAAAHFAAMADRPTAIIAANDMVAFGVISALASRGFRVPEDVSVVGFDGLALGARFNPALTTVRQPIADMGSIAIELAEKKAADGSAGHIVLEPELLVRASTAGPRP
- a CDS encoding sugar phosphate isomerase/epimerase family protein, translated to MRLAGHTLGTPGQTVPEALALFAAAGLDAAEVIYQDGYRSALPPRDRRSAEEARRASEDLGVPIIGLTPYTTGINALEEGQWRSAVDEFRGAIEIAQAVGAARLRVYAGSWHPGDRDHGAHWDRLVAALRTLAPEASDAGVRLCVENHFGTMTQSAAETARLVREVDHDAVRVLYDQANLTFTHDEPYQEALRVQGDLIGHVHVKDLVFTDPDAPFQASETARVAASERAVRSRVVGEGVLPWAGILASLAALGYDDVLSLEYEYRWHPQDLPEPAVGFARSAAAVRAALAQTAVPGSAR
- a CDS encoding bifunctional 4-hydroxy-2-oxoglutarate aldolase/2-dehydro-3-deoxy-phosphogluconate aldolase, with the translated sequence MFTKLRTLRTIDDSGAVLIVRLPDADTAERVAHAAIEGGFRALEITLSIPGAVDLVRRLAAQYAPEGVAVGAGTVLDGHAAYECIRAGAAFLVSPQLNPEMIRVANRYQVPTISGASTPTELLESAEAGADILKLFPTEGAGIPYAKAVLAPLAHLPIMPAGGVTTENVAEWFAAGVSGVGVGSAVTKAWQPDGDFTRVAAAAKEFLAAVQEARR